In Desulfonatronospira thiodismutans ASO3-1, the sequence TGCAGTTTCACAACGTACTTATATACGTCCTGCTGGCGGCCACCATTGTCACCGCCCTTCTGCAGCAGTGGGTGGATTCGGCTGTGATTTTCGCTGTTTGCCTGGTCAACGCCCTCATCGGATTCATCCAGGAAGGCAAGGCGGAAAAGTCCATGGAAAGCCTGCAGGGCATGCTGGCCCCCGTGGCCACAGTCCTGCGCGACGGTCAGAAAAAGACCGTGCCCGCGGAAGAACTGGTCCCGGGAGACGTGGTAGTCCTTTCAAGCGGGGACAAGGTCCCGGCTGACCTGCGCCTTTTCCAGGCCAGGGACCTGCAGATCGAGGAGGCCGCCCTCACCGGTGAATCGGTACCAGTGGGCAAGGATATATATGAGGCAGACCCGGAAGCAGGTCTGGGGGATCGCTCCTGCATGGCCTTTTCCGGAACCATGGTGGCCTACGGCCAGGGTGCTGGAGTAGTGGCCGCCACCGGGGCCCATACCCAGATAGGCCGCATAAGCGCCATGCTGGCCCAGGTGCAGACCCTGACCACGCCCCTTTTAAAAAAGATAACCAGGTTCGGCCACTTCCTCACTGCTGCCATCCTGGTGACGGCCCTGGCCACTTTCGCCTTCGGCATCCTGGTACGCCAGCTTATGCCCTCGGAAATGTTCATGGCCGCGGTGGGCCTGGCCGTATCCGCCATACCCGCCGGTCTTCCGGCCATAATGACCATCACCCTGGCCATAGGGGTGCAGAGAATGGCCCGCAGAAACGCCATCATCCGCAAGCTCCCGGCCCTGGAAACGCTGGGCGCGGTGACCACCATCTGCTCGGACAAGACCGGCACCCTGACCAAGAACCAGATGACGGTTCAAAGCGTTCAGGTCTCTGAAGACCTGTATTTAATAACCGGTACAGGCTATAACCCCATGGGGGAATTCAGGCTCCAGGACCAGAACATAGACCCTCTGCAGCATTCCCTTCTGGCTGAGACTCTGCGCGCGGTTCTACTGTGCAATGAGGCCCATATCTATTACCAGGAAAACGAAGGCGTCTACCGCCTGGAAGGGGCCTCCACCGAGGGAGCCCTGGTAGCGGCAGCCATGAAGGCCGGGCTTGACCAGAAGCAGGAAAACGCAGACCGGCCAAGGATTGACGCTATCCCCTTTTCCTCGGACAAGAAATTCATGGCCACCCTGCACGACTACCACCAGGACGGCGGCCGGCGTATCATCCTCAAGGGCGCCCCGGAACGCGTCCTGGAAAGGTGCAGCCACCAGGCGAACTCAAATGGACAGAAAGAGCTGGACCCGGATTTCTGGCACAATAGCGGCGAAACCATCGCCTCCAGGGGCCAGCGACTGCTGGCGGTGGCCTTCAAGGATGTCCCGGGGGACAAAAAGGGCCTTGATGAGGAGGATACCAGTGAAGGCTTCACTCTCCTTGGACTCTTCGGGATAATAGACCCTCCCCGGGAAGAAGCGGTCAAGGCTGCTGCAAAGCTCATCGGCAGGTGTGTCTCGGTGCGCGACTGCCAGTCGGCCGGAATAAACGTGAAAATGATCACCGGGGACCACGCCCTGACAGCGGTATCCATTGCCGACGAGCTGGGCATCGGGGACGGGCGTACCTTTCTGGCGGGCAAGGACCTGGAAAAGATGAGTGATGAAGAACTAGAAAAGAAAGTCCCCGGGGTGGACGTCTACGCCCGCACCAGCCCGGAACACAAGCTCAGGCTGGTGCAGGCCCTGCAGGCGGGGGGCAACATCGTGGCCATGACCGGGGACGGAGTCAACGATGCCCCGGCCCTCAAGCGGGCCGATGTGGGCGTGGCCATGGGCAAAGGCGGCACCGAGGCCGCCAGGGAAGCCTCGGACGTGGTCCTGGCCGAC encodes:
- a CDS encoding cation-transporting P-type ATPase, with protein sequence MKTDPDIEPETSWHSMPVQEVFQHLQTSENGLDSSQARQRLDSFGPNKLPRARKQGPFKRFLLQFHNVLIYVLLAATIVTALLQQWVDSAVIFAVCLVNALIGFIQEGKAEKSMESLQGMLAPVATVLRDGQKKTVPAEELVPGDVVVLSSGDKVPADLRLFQARDLQIEEAALTGESVPVGKDIYEADPEAGLGDRSCMAFSGTMVAYGQGAGVVAATGAHTQIGRISAMLAQVQTLTTPLLKKITRFGHFLTAAILVTALATFAFGILVRQLMPSEMFMAAVGLAVSAIPAGLPAIMTITLAIGVQRMARRNAIIRKLPALETLGAVTTICSDKTGTLTKNQMTVQSVQVSEDLYLITGTGYNPMGEFRLQDQNIDPLQHSLLAETLRAVLLCNEAHIYYQENEGVYRLEGASTEGALVAAAMKAGLDQKQENADRPRIDAIPFSSDKKFMATLHDYHQDGGRRIILKGAPERVLERCSHQANSNGQKELDPDFWHNSGETIASRGQRLLAVAFKDVPGDKKGLDEEDTSEGFTLLGLFGIIDPPREEAVKAAAKLIGRCVSVRDCQSAGINVKMITGDHALTAVSIADELGIGDGRTFLAGKDLEKMSDEELEKKVPGVDVYARTSPEHKLRLVQALQAGGNIVAMTGDGVNDAPALKRADVGVAMGKGGTEAAREASDVVLADDNFASIANAVEEGRTIYDNLKKAILFILPTNGGQALVVMASIVLGIGLLGEGGEYTLPISPPQILWINMIIAVTLALALAFEPPEGNVMSRPPRPPDEPLISGFLIWRVASVSVLLVIGTLWHYQYMLSGGASHELASTTAINTLVVGQVFYLINSRFIHEPAWSIRGFLGSRAVLISIAVLAVLQIGFTYLPFMQYIFQTEPVCLESWIRIVLFGIIVFLAVELEKAFFRSRTGD